Proteins co-encoded in one Neodiprion lecontei isolate iyNeoLeco1 chromosome 3, iyNeoLeco1.1, whole genome shotgun sequence genomic window:
- the LOC124293368 gene encoding uncharacterized protein LOC124293368: MDKKRYRGYSDEEEDKENRMEKRLRRLEDAILEIRDNKRHKKRRRRHRSSRSSSAEANWRRRSRGKSRGRSQFRRSSSKGSSVYDESIQRELSYSPSEQFVDQTAAQVGSLSSSSAEGQVVHHTATQAVLGQDPPAINKITQQTVTVTQSGAPQRSSAADLLVQQTAQSSVVTEPVIQASALHLNPSQSHSVAGEETLSTQAAICEGSLDPAILEILGRRFLEDRVLAEAIPKDLVVRLEEILKTGLPTEDRVSLIKKHPPPSNCVIIDPPRVNPEVQASLHGSVVKRDERIHAKQSKITACLAAIVKVFSKVLEGGAEKLLILELLGDASRLLADLLHDESIIRKSLILANLNVSCKETLNATVPDEWLFGQQLEEKLKAAKALESSRKELKAPQKPQGQKNSKNSTAPPRRPQNNQRFATTSGGRKEPRNQGYSSFRRDNHKNGTNWKINQKSERSNNRKRY, translated from the exons ATGGACAAGAAAAGATACCGAGGTTATTCAGACGAGGAAGAAGACAAGGAGAATCGAATGGAGAAGCGACTGAGGCGACTGGAGGATGCGATTTTGGAAATACGAGACAATAAGCGTCACAAGAAGAGACGTC GACGTCACCGAAGCTCAAGGTCCTCATCGGCAGAGGCCAATTGGCGACGGCGTAGCAGAGGAAAAAGCAGAGGAAGAAGCCAATTTCGAAGAAGCTCTTCGAAAGGATCCAGCGTGTATGACGAATCGATACAGCGAGAACTCTCTTACAGCCCTTCAGAGCAATTTGTCGATCAGACCGCTGCGCAGGTTGGGAGCTTGTCAAGCTCATCCGCAGAGGGACAAGTGGTCCATCATACTGCTACGCAGGCAGTTTTGGGACAAGATCCTCCTGCGATAAACAAAATAACCCAACAGACTGTCACGGTTACACAGTCAGGGGCTCCGCAGAGGTCCAGCGCAGCTGACTTGCTGGTCCAGCAGACTGCGCAGAGTTCTGTTGTGACAGAACCAGTGATTCAGGCTAGCGCTCTACACCTGAATCCTTCTCAGAGTCACAGCGTAGCTGGCGAGGAAACACTGTCAACCCAGGCAGCGATCTGTGAGGGTTcactcgaccccgcgatcctAGAGATCTTAGGGAGACGCTTCTTGGAGGATCGAGTTCTGGCAGAAGCAATTCCTAAGGACTTAGTTGTTCGTTTGGAAGAAATCCTAAAGACGGGTTTGCCCACAGAGGACAGAGTCTCTCTCATAAAAAAGCACCCTCCGCCGTCCAATTGCGTCATCATCGATCCACCGAGAGTCAATCCCGAGGTTCAGGCGTCTTTACATGGGTCGGTTGTAAAGAGAGACGAGAGGATTCACGCAAAGCAGTCGAAGATCACGGCGTGTCTCGCCGCAATCGTAAAGGTTTTCTCGAAAGTTCTAGAGGGCGGAGCTGAAAAATTACTCATTCTCGAGCTATTGGGCGACGCTTCGAGACTGTTAGCTGACCTCCTCCACGACGAGTCGATCATAAGGAAAAGCCTGATCCTCGCGAACTTAAACGTGTCGTGTAAGGAGACCTTGAACGCTACTGTCCCAGATGAATGGCTGTTCGGACAACAATTGGAGGAGAAATTAAAGGCGGCGAAAGCACTTGAGAGCTCGCGCAAGGAGCTGAAAGCTCCTCAAAAGCCACAGGGACAGAAGAATTCAAAAAACTCGACAGCCCCGCCGCGTCGTCCTCAGAACAACCAGAGATTTGCTACGACGTCAGGCGGGAGAAAGGAGCCGAGGAATCAAGGATATTCGTCATTCCGCCGAGACAACCACAAGAACGGGACCAACTGGAAAATCAATCAGAAGTCCGAGCGGAGCAACAACCGGAAGCGTTATTAG